The Primulina tabacum isolate GXHZ01 chromosome 16, ASM2559414v2, whole genome shotgun sequence genome window below encodes:
- the LOC142528383 gene encoding uncharacterized protein LOC142528383, whose protein sequence is MISGGSTDGDSNRARKARGRRLCLEVDGRNRSEPVISFGPEDLRGVSLPHNDALVIQARVANYDVLRVFVDNGSSVDVIFKEALVQMDLHEYPLEVVATALFGFAEHAVYPEGEIILPLTLGSEDLRKTVMTVFTIVDAPSSYNVILGRPAMNKMRAVASTYHQKIKFPIQGQVGEVKGDQPSYRKCYGETIRVDQKRARREDRGKKMSQGAKEVEGNEVNFVAEDEQEVVEIKPGKSIRVSRDLEDSTRGYHQIPLAREDQDKASFITSGGTFCYVVMPFGLKNAGATYQRLMNQVFQKQIGRNIEVYVEDILIKTREMSCFIDDLTETFATLEKYEIKLNPAKCVFGVKSGKFLGFMVTDRGIEVNPEKIKAVIDMPSPQSTRDVQKLTGRIAALSRFISRSAHRSYPFFQPEPGEKLWIYLSATEHAVSSILIKKEGTDQRPVYYVSHALQGAELKYSEMEKIALALVMTARKLRPYFLSHPIVVLTNSPLGRIMTHSEVSGRMVKWTIELGEYDIEYQPRTAIKAQALTDFLIEMIQPTEEEVWRVFVDGASNLSGCGVGVVIIAPFGEKIKLALRIDSRVTNNEAEYEAVLSRLQAAQEVGASRVIIYSDSQLVAQQIKGAYEAEDEKMLKYLKLITARAAIFTDWSIEQIPREENEEADNLAKLAASMSEVNTREIMCFTRLVLSVDEASPTQINSWMTPLIEYIVHAKLPIDRVQALKVKKQAPRFTLLNNTLYRRSYLGPLLKCISESEVEYILREIHEGCCGEHLGGMALSRKALLAGFWWPRMDQDAARLVRKCQGCQRHSNLHHRTAAKAVLPVEIGQSSIRIESYPNHNDQSRAIELDLVEERRDRANIRMEAYRSRVMKSYNKNVRARNFQIGDLVMKKVKAVGDVGKLEAKWEGPFKIIQRISSGAAYYPEDSLGQTLKRPWNAFHLKRYYV, encoded by the exons ATGATTTCGGGAGGATCTACTGATGGTGACTCCAACCGAGCCAGGAAAGCTAGGGGTAGAAGATTGTGTTTAGAAGTTGATGGGAGAAATCGAAGTGAGCCGGTTATTAGTTTTGGCCCGGAAGACCTCAGAGGAGTCAGCCTACCTCATAATGATGCTCTGGTTATTCAGGCCCGGGTCGCtaattatgatgtgttgagAGTTTTTGTGGATAATGGGAGTTCTGTTGATGTTATTTTCAAGGAAGCCCTGGTCCAGATGGATTTACATGAATATCCGCTGGAAGTAGTTGCGACGGCTCTGTTCGGCTTTGCCGAACATGCTGTATACCCTGAAGGGGAAATCATTTTACCCCTAACACTTGGAAGTGAAGATTTGAGGAAGACAGTTATGACAGTTTTCACCATAGTAGATGCCCCATCTTCGTATAATGTAATCCTTGGAAGGCCAGCTATGAACAAGATGAGAGCTGTAGCCTCCACTTATCACCAGAAGATCAAGTTCCCGATACAAGGGCAGGTGGGAGAGGTTAAAGGAGACCAACCCTCATACCGGAAATGCTATGGTGAAACAATCCGAGTAGACCAGAAAAGGGCGAGAAGGGAGGACAGGGGAAAGAAAATGTCCCAGGGAGCAAAGGAGGTAGAGGGAAATGAAGTAAATTTTGTGGCAGAGGACGAGCAAGAGGTGGTCGAAATAAAACCAGGAAAAAGTATCCGAGTGTCCCGAGACCTGGAAGACTCCACCCGG GGTTATCACCAAATCCCCTTGGCTCGAGAAGATCAAGATAAGGCCAGTTTCATCACTTCTGGGGGTACCTTTTGCTATGTGGTCATGCCGTTTGGATTGAAAAATGCCGGGGCCACATACCAACGCCTCATGAATCAAGTCTTCCAAAAGCAGATAGGCAGGAATATTGAGGTATATGTGGAAGATATCTTGATTAAGACTCGAGAAATGTCTTGTTTTATTGATGATTTGACAGAGACTTTTGCCACATTGGAAAAGTATGAGATTAAGCTCAACCCGGCCAAATGTGTGTTCGGGGTCAAGAGTGGAAAGTTTCTGGGTTTCATGGTTACAGACAGAGGAATTGAAGTCAACCCGGAAAAGATAAAAGCTGTGATTGACATGCCCTCCCCTCAATCTACTCGGGATGTACAGAAAttgaccgggaggattgctgcTTTGTCCCGATTCATCTCTCGATCtgctcaccggagttatccctTTTTCCAA CCGGAGCCGGGGGAAAAGTTGTGGATTTATTTGTCTGCTACTGAACATGCTGTCAGTTCTATTCTCATCAAGAAAGAAGGGACAGATCAGAGGCCCGTGTATTATGTTAGTCACGCCCTCCAAGGAGCAGAGTTGAAATATAGTGAAATGGAAAAAATAGCTCTAGCCTTGGTAATGACTGCCCGAAAATTAAGGCCATACTTTTTGTCTCATCCGATAGTGGTCCTCACCAATTCCCCACTTGGAAGAATAATGACACATTCGGAAGTCTCAGGAAGAATGGTGAAATGGACAATAGAGCTGGGGGAATACGACATCGAGTATCAACCCCGGACCGCTATCAAAGCTCAGGCTCTGACAGACTTCTTGATAGAAATGATCCAACCGACAGAGGAGGAAGTGTGGAGAGTCTTCGTTGATGGCGCTTCAAATCTATCCGGATGCGGAGTTGGAGTGGTCATAATAGCCCCGTTCGGGGAAAAGATAAAATTGGCCTTGAGAATCGATTCCCGGGTTACAAATAACGAAGCTGAATATGAAGCTGTTTTGTCACGATTACAAGCCGCCCAAGAAGTTGGAGCCTCCCGAGTAATTATTTACTCTGATTCTCAGTTGGTGGCACAACAAATTAAGGGTGCTTACGAGGCCGAAGATGAAAAAATGCTCAAATACTTGAAACTCATAACAGCCCGAGCTGCCATTTTTACCGACTGGAGCATCGAACAAATACCCCGGGAAGAGAATGAGGAAGCCGATAATCTGGCCAAGTTAGCTGCTTCTATGTCCGAAGTAAATACCCGGGAAATCATGTGTTTCACCCGATTGGTACTATCTGTGGATGAGGCATCACCTACCCAAATAAATTCATGGATGACTCCCCTGATTGAATACATAGTCCATGCCAAGCTTCCGATTGACCGAGTTCAGGCTTTAAAGGTAAAGAAGCAAGCACCCAGGTTCACTCTATTAAACAACACTCTTTACAGGCGATCATACCTGGGTCCTCTGTTGAAATGTATCTCAGAAAGTGAAGTAGAGTACATCCTCCGGGAAATTCACGAAGGATGCTGTGGAGAACACTTGGGAGGGATGGCCCTGTCTCGAAAAGCCCTATTAGCAGGATTTTGGTGGCCCCGGATGGATCAAGATGCCGCCAGACTAGTCCGAAAATGCCAGGGTTGCCAACGTCATTCCAATCTTCACCATCGCACAGCTGCAA AAGCAGTCCTGCCAGTGGAGATCGGGCAATCTTCTATTCGGATAGAGTCCTACCCAAATCACAATGATCAGTCCCGGGCCATTGAACTTGATCTGGTTGAAGAAAGGCGAGACAGAGCTAAcattcgaatggaagcttatCGTAGCCGGGTAATgaaatcctataataagaaCGTTCGGGCGCGAAACTTTCAGATAGGGGACTTGGTCATGAAAAAGGTGAAAGCGGTAGGCGATGTAGGGAAATTGGAAGCAAAATGGGAAGGAcccttcaaaataattcaaagaatCAGTTCTGGTGCAGCTTATTATCCTGAAGATTCTCTGGGACAAACTCTCAAAAGGCCATGGAATGCTTTTCATTTAAAGAgatattatgtgtaa
- the LOC142528384 gene encoding uncharacterized protein LOC142528384 yields MAMLHCYGDQIKCKVFLTTLIDSAQRWFEGLAPQSILSFEDFQKVFLHQFSSSKKYKRTAFSLFEVKQRPEETLRAYIKRFNRVALDVPACAPETKTTAFTQGLLEGDFFRSLTKKLPGDFEDLLSQAEKYINMEEAQHQKREALKRARGDRAVRPEERNNKRNGAGHLSQVPLRNARGMEVQECSSDVAPLPSITPRPVRSGKVRYCTLHKECSHNTNECRSLRKGFKKHAEPESRPTREEPRSPPWVSR; encoded by the coding sequence ATGGCTATGTTGCATTGTTATGGGGACCAAATTAAATGCAAAGTATTTCTAACCACTCTGATTGACTCGGCTCAAAGGTGGTTTGAGGGTTTAGCTCCTCAGAGTATTCTTTCTTTCGAAGATTTTCAGAAGGTGTTCTTACATCAGTTCAGCAGTAGTAAGAAATATAAAAGAACCGCCTTTAGCCTATTCGAGGTAAAGCAGCGCCCGGAGGAAACTCTAAGGGCTTATATCAAAAGATTCAACCGAGTAGCCTTAGACGTGCCTGCTTGCGCTCCCGAAACGAAAACTACTGCCTTCACGCAAGGATTGCTAGAAGGGGATTTCTTCCGCTCCCTCACCAAAAAACTACCCGGAGATTTCGAAGATCTTTTATCCCAGGCAGAAAAGTACATCAATATGGAAGAAGCCCAGCACCAGAAGAGAGAAGCATTGAAGAGAGCAAGGGGAGACCGGGCTGTCAGACCTGAGGAAAGAAATAACAAGAGGAATGGTGCCGGGCATCTTTCTCAAGTTCCCTTGAGAAATGCCCGGGGTATGGAAGTTCAAGAATGCAGTTCGGATGTGGCCCCACTCCCTAGTATCACACCCCGACCGGTCCGATCCGGGAAGGTCAGATATTGCACCCTACATAAAGAATGCTCCCACAACACGAATGAATGCCGATCCCTAAGGAAGGGATTTAAGAAGCATGCTGAGCCGGAATCTCGCCCTACTCGGGAGGAGCCCAGGTCGCCGCCCTGGGTATCACGGTGA